Below is a window of Leuconostoc gasicomitatum LMG 18811 DNA.
TGTTGAGTTAGCATCATTTTCTGATGATGAAATTTTGAAAAAGGCAAAAGATGTGGACGGTATCATATTAATGACAGATCCATTTAATAATGCTATTGTCCAACATTTGCCAAATTTAAAAATTGTTGCGCGACATGGAGTGGGCTACGATAACGTTGATTATTCTTTTCTGGAGACCAAAGGAATTTGGGTCACAATAACGCCAAACGCTAATGCAGACACTGTTGCTGAAGTAACAATAGCCGAAATTTTTGACATGTCGAAAAATATCACAGCTATTGCCGAAAAAATGAGGCTGGGTGATTTTAACTATAAAAATAATCATTTAGGCTTCGATTTAGCTGGAAAAACGCTTGGCGTTGCAGGATATGGCCGCATTGGTAAAAAAGTGGCACAAAAAGCTGATGCTTTAGGTATGAAGGTTATTATTTACGATCCATTTGTTACCCAGACAACCGTTGGCACGTTAGTTAGTAAAGACGAACTTTTATCCGATGCAGATATTATCACATTGCATATGGCAGTTACTGATGATACAAATAACTTTATTGATAGTGTTGCTTTAAAAAGCATGAAAACATCCAGCTACCTTGTCAATCTTGGTCGTGGTGCATTAGTAGATCAAGAAGCACTAATTAATTCACTAAAAAATCATGAGATTAGTGGTGCTGCTTTAGATGTTTTTGATCAAGAACCATTACCTTTAACTAATGATTTGTACACACTAGATAATGTGTTGTTAACACCACACATAGCTTCTAATACAGTTAATGCTATGAATAGAATGGCACTTGATTCAGCAAAAGAAGTCGTCAAAGTTCTTTCTAACGAAAATCCCACTTGGCCAGTTAATCGAATCAATTAAAATTTTATGGCATCATCCATGTAAAAGGTCAGCAGCGTTAATAACGTTACTGGTCTTTTTTAGTCAAATAATTAGGATGAAACATTTATGTGATAAAATGAATATAGAAGAATGTTCAATAATATATAATCAATTATAGGTATATTTAAGTGAAAAATAATAAAACCATGCGTGATGTTGCTGATCTTGCTCAGGTGTCAAAAACAACTGTATCCAGATATATAAATGGTCATACAGAAAGAATGTCTGCTAAGACACAGCAAAAAATAGAAGAGACTATTTTGGCGATCGGATACCGTGTTAATTCTCATGCACAATCTCTTGCACAAAAAAGAACTTTTTTAATTGGCATGGTTGTAGCAGATATGACCAATATGTTTTCTTCTTTATTATTTAATGGCGCTGATGAAATAGCGCATAATAAAAACTATCAGATTATCTTAATGACCTCAAGTAATTCTATTAATAGGGAAGAACAACAAATTAATAAATTACTAGATATGCGAGTTGATGGTATTATTTTACAACCAATTAACAAGGACGCCACGCAATATAATTATCTAAAATCTAATGGTACTCACACGATCATTGTTGATAGAAGCATTAAGCCCTCAATTTGGCCAGAAGTTCTAACTGACAACTATAAGTACTCCCATATTATGACGGAATACATTTATCGAAAAGGATATAAAAAAATACTGGTCATAAGTGAGCAAGTGGACGATAATAACTCCCGAATAACTAGAATTAAGGCTGCACAGGATGTGGCATTAAAACAAAATATAGATTTTGATATTATTGAAATGCATCATGATATGAAAGATTCAGATATTTACGACCTATTAATGGAGAAAACAAATCTTCTTCAGGACAAAGTTGCCATATATGTCATAAAGGGTGATTTACTATTGAAAATTGTAAAAATATTAATCTCCTTTGACATATCTTTCCCAGAACAGCTTGGCATAGCAGCTTTTGATGATTGGGTTATTTCGGAATTAATTAACCCACCAATCACAACTATACGACAAGATGCAACCACAATGGGAAAAGTTGCCGTGTCTAATTTAATTGAAATGATAGAACATGACATTTACCCGCAACAACAAACAAATATATCTAGTGAATTAATCATTAAACGATCACTGTAGAGATTTCTTGTTCATTACAAATTGTTTTTCTCAAAATCAATATTTTAGAGCAAATTACTTTTAAATCATTTGTTCTTTTTAATGCCATGATATTACTTGGGTTGGTATAATGTCACTTAATGAAGTAAAAAATGACAGTTTATGATTATGCGCGATTTTTGTCATCAGGATAATCGTTGAATGGCTAAAGAAAAACATTAAAAAAATAGGGTGCTGACATCATTTTGAGTAAAAACTATTCAGCCAAATGATACATTGAAAATTAAGGGGAAATATGTTTAAAACAGATAAACGAAAATATTTACTAAACTTTTTAGAAGAACATCCAAATTTAAATAGTGAGGAAAAAAAGATAATATCAGATACTGTTAATAAAATGAACGAACCAAATTCGTTAT
It encodes the following:
- a CDS encoding LacI family DNA-binding transcriptional regulator — its product is MKNNKTMRDVADLAQVSKTTVSRYINGHTERMSAKTQQKIEETILAIGYRVNSHAQSLAQKRTFLIGMVVADMTNMFSSLLFNGADEIAHNKNYQIILMTSSNSINREEQQINKLLDMRVDGIILQPINKDATQYNYLKSNGTHTIIVDRSIKPSIWPEVLTDNYKYSHIMTEYIYRKGYKKILVISEQVDDNNSRITRIKAAQDVALKQNIDFDIIEMHHDMKDSDIYDLLMEKTNLLQDKVAIYVIKGDLLLKIVKILISFDISFPEQLGIAAFDDWVISELINPPITTIRQDATTMGKVAVSNLIEMIEHDIYPQQQTNISSELIIKRSL
- a CDS encoding phosphoglycerate dehydrogenase, whose amino-acid sequence is MNKTVAIPKGLAEIGKKYLKDNDINIVELASFSDDEILKKAKDVDGIILMTDPFNNAIVQHLPNLKIVARHGVGYDNVDYSFLETKGIWVTITPNANADTVAEVTIAEIFDMSKNITAIAEKMRLGDFNYKNNHLGFDLAGKTLGVAGYGRIGKKVAQKADALGMKVIIYDPFVTQTTVGTLVSKDELLSDADIITLHMAVTDDTNNFIDSVALKSMKTSSYLVNLGRGALVDQEALINSLKNHEISGAALDVFDQEPLPLTNDLYTLDNVLLTPHIASNTVNAMNRMALDSAKEVVKVLSNENPTWPVNRIN